CGGCGCCCGGCTGGTCGTCCACCCCCGCGGCGCCCGGCACCTGATCGATCCCTCGAAGCTGGCCGCCGGGGCCAGGGCGGTGTACGGCGAGGAGCGGTTCGCGCGACTCTACGGGGAACTGGTGCCGGTGCCCGCCGAGCGGGTGATCGAGGCGGGCGATCGCTTCACGCTCTCCCTGAACGGTCGCAGGCTGCTCTTCCTCGATACCCCGGGCCATGCCCGGCACCACTTCTGTGTCCAGGACGAGCTGAGCGGGGGCATCTTCGCCGGCGTCACCTTCGGCATCTCCTACCGGGAACTCGACGGCCCCGCCGGCCCCTTCATCTTCCCCCCGACCACGCCGGTGCAGTTCGATCCCGCCGCCTGGCGGGCCTCGGTCGAGCGCCTGCTGGAGCTGCGCCCGCAACGCATCTACCTGACCCATTTCGGCATGGTGGAGGACCCGGCGCCGCTGGCCCGGCAGTTGTTGGCGCGCATCGACGAAGCGGCGGCGCTGGCGCTGGAGGCGGGTGGGGAGGACGCCGGCGGCGACATCCGCCGGGCCCTGGAGGCGTCGCTGTGGTCCGGGCTGCGGCGCCAGGGCTGCCCGCTCTCCCGCGAGCAGGCGCTGGCGATACTGGCCAACGATATCGACCTGAACACACAGGGGCTCGTGGTCTGGCTGGAAGCCGGGGCCGCGAGCGGGAGCGGGCAGGTGCGCGGCA
This window of the Acidobacteriota bacterium genome carries:
- a CDS encoding MBL fold metallo-hydrolase codes for the protein GARLVVHPRGARHLIDPSKLAAGARAVYGEERFARLYGELVPVPAERVIEAGDRFTLSLNGRRLLFLDTPGHARHHFCVQDELSGGIFAGVTFGISYRELDGPAGPFIFPPTTPVQFDPAAWRASVERLLELRPQRIYLTHFGMVEDPAPLARQLLARIDEAAALALEAGGEDAGGDIRRALEASLWSGLRRQGCPLSREQALAILANDIDLNTQGLVVWLEAGAASGSGQVRGTGGDGRAGPRC